One window of the Acinetobacter equi genome contains the following:
- a CDS encoding DMT family transporter: MELRKQLDAQASGLMILLCMIWGIQQVAIKLAAPDISPMMQIAIRSGLAALLIFPLIKISHFKNLYAKEYLLPGIWLGILFSVEYLFVAEALRYTSASHTVVLLYTAPIFVALGLHWKLPSEKLSFIQWGGILLAFLGIVLSFIRSDHQTETALSQILYGDFMALMGGVMWALTTISLRLTKLSEVHPTQTLFYQLISAFIILLPTTFLMNQTSILWSTTAIWSMIFQVFIMSLFSLILWFWLLRNYLANALGVFSFLTPVFGMIFGVMFLNEHIELNFILGSILVMLGIMIVSLHKWIKRAFQFSKLIS, translated from the coding sequence GTGGAACTGCGTAAGCAGCTAGATGCACAAGCATCTGGCTTAATGATTTTATTGTGTATGATTTGGGGTATTCAACAAGTTGCGATTAAGCTTGCTGCACCTGATATTTCTCCAATGATGCAAATTGCAATACGATCAGGTTTAGCAGCTTTACTTATTTTTCCTTTAATTAAAATTAGCCATTTCAAAAATTTATATGCAAAAGAATATTTATTACCAGGAATTTGGTTAGGTATTTTATTTTCGGTTGAATATCTTTTTGTAGCGGAAGCATTACGTTATACCTCTGCATCACACACTGTTGTTTTGCTTTATACAGCACCTATTTTTGTGGCTTTGGGCTTACATTGGAAATTACCGTCAGAAAAATTATCTTTCATTCAATGGGGTGGGATTCTTCTGGCATTTTTAGGCATCGTACTTTCTTTTATTCGATCAGATCATCAAACAGAAACAGCATTAAGCCAAATCTTATATGGTGATTTTATGGCACTTATGGGAGGTGTGATGTGGGCGCTGACAACAATTTCTTTACGCTTAACTAAGCTTTCAGAAGTACATCCGACTCAGACTCTGTTTTATCAGCTTATTAGTGCTTTTATTATTTTATTACCCACAACATTTTTGATGAATCAAACCTCCATTCTATGGTCGACAACTGCAATTTGGAGCATGATATTTCAAGTATTTATTATGTCTTTATTTAGCCTGATTTTGTGGTTTTGGTTATTAAGAAATTATTTAGCAAATGCACTTGGTGTTTTTTCATTTTTAACGCCAGTCTTTGGAATGATTTTCGGGGTGATGTTTTTAAATGAGCATATTGAATTAAATTTTATTTTGGGCTCAATACTCGTAATGCTTGGAATTATGATTGTGAGTTTGCATAAGTGGATTAAACGCGCATTTCAATTTTCGAAGTTAATATCTTAA
- the yddG gene encoding aromatic amino acid DMT transporter YddG, with protein sequence MMNMTQKYTWIGLSSILIWASLVAVVKLITDDLTPISGIALIYTFSAFAILILNKFPSIRQMPKAYLYGCGALFVGYEVLFLIAIAFSHSHEEVLVIAMINYLWPPITILFSIFAQQLKFHWLVIVGFIIAVIGLLLVVNPKVFEFTRFSAIIMQNPKAYTFAFIGALLWPSYSVLTKKYAQGFNAVPLFFLVTAFTLWGLHFYLGESFILPSLPMWLLIIMTGSLIGIAYSNWNQSIQFGNIQLLILATYFMPILSSLMSMMILNVYPSISFWMGSLLVSIGALICWKSTSEV encoded by the coding sequence ATGATGAATATGACTCAAAAATATACTTGGATTGGTCTATCTTCAATTTTGATTTGGGCAAGTCTTGTTGCTGTGGTAAAGCTTATTACAGATGATTTAACTCCAATTTCAGGCATCGCATTAATTTATACATTCAGTGCTTTTGCAATTTTAATTTTAAATAAATTTCCATCTATTCGGCAAATGCCTAAAGCATATTTATATGGTTGTGGTGCGTTATTTGTTGGTTATGAAGTTTTATTTCTTATCGCAATTGCATTTTCTCATAGTCATGAGGAAGTGCTTGTAATTGCAATGATTAATTATTTGTGGCCACCTATTACAATTCTATTTTCAATTTTTGCCCAACAATTAAAGTTTCATTGGTTGGTGATCGTTGGTTTTATTATTGCTGTTATCGGATTACTTTTGGTCGTCAATCCTAAAGTATTTGAATTTACTAGATTTAGTGCAATCATCATGCAAAATCCTAAAGCATATACTTTTGCTTTTATTGGTGCTTTATTGTGGCCTAGTTATAGTGTACTGACAAAAAAATATGCACAAGGCTTTAATGCTGTGCCATTATTTTTCTTGGTAACTGCATTTACCTTATGGGGATTACATTTTTATCTTGGTGAGTCTTTTATTTTGCCAAGTTTACCTATGTGGTTGCTGATTATAATGACAGGATCTTTGATTGGTATTGCATATAGTAATTGGAATCAAAGTATTCAATTTGGCAATATTCAATTATTGATCTTAGCGACATATTTTATGCCAATTCTTTCATCTTTAATGTCGATGATGATTTTAAATGTTTATCCTTCCATATCGTTTTGGATGGGTAGTTTGTTGGTTTCGATTGGTGCTTTAATTTGTTGGAAAAGTACTTCAGAAGTATAA
- a CDS encoding YhjD/YihY/BrkB family envelope integrity protein: MIAEYLKKLPFYNQTWFQFILFVFRRFEADRCREMAGSLTYTTLFAVVPMLTVFLVIISSIKALEPARQQLQQLIYSNFLPKTTIAFDKALNAFTDKSSNLTIIGVLFLFFTTVMMLTSIETVFNRIWRVKETRGGILGFMRYWTIISLGPILLGSAFVISSTLASLNVLSNNFAGYELNGALILWTISFALTILGFFILYWTIPNRNVPIKAAFISGIFASVIFELLKNLFGVIMTNFTSYQIIYGAFAAIPIFLLWVFLTWNIILMGVEISYGITAFHAGKNTKRHPVIMLLSLLNLFYERQQTGNSVTEVEALDILGCDEAGALPSFILMLEQQNLIKRTDDNKYALVRNLSQVNFWAFYQQLPYPLPNQTDIENIVLREPWMEKLIPQLLESDQYLAAKLSIPLSTIFEQK; encoded by the coding sequence ATGATCGCTGAATATTTGAAAAAGCTTCCTTTTTATAATCAAACTTGGTTTCAATTTATACTGTTTGTATTCAGACGTTTTGAAGCTGATCGTTGTAGAGAAATGGCCGGCTCATTGACTTATACAACACTTTTTGCTGTTGTACCCATGCTTACTGTTTTTCTTGTGATTATTTCTTCAATTAAAGCCTTAGAGCCAGCAAGACAGCAGCTACAACAGCTCATTTATAGTAATTTTTTACCTAAAACAACAATAGCCTTTGATAAAGCACTTAATGCTTTTACTGATAAATCGAGTAATTTAACCATTATTGGTGTGCTCTTTTTATTTTTTACTACAGTAATGATGCTAACTAGTATTGAAACAGTCTTTAATCGAATTTGGCGTGTGAAAGAAACGCGTGGCGGAATCTTAGGATTTATGCGCTATTGGACAATTATTTCTCTAGGTCCAATTCTTTTAGGCAGTGCATTTGTTATTTCATCAACCTTAGCTTCTCTCAATGTTTTAAGTAATAATTTTGCAGGATATGAGCTCAATGGTGCTTTAATTCTTTGGACTATTTCTTTTGCACTCACTATTTTAGGCTTTTTTATTCTCTATTGGACTATTCCAAATCGTAATGTTCCTATTAAAGCTGCCTTTATTTCAGGTATTTTCGCATCTGTTATTTTTGAACTTTTAAAAAATCTTTTTGGCGTCATTATGACGAATTTTACGAGTTATCAAATTATTTATGGTGCATTTGCAGCAATTCCTATTTTCTTATTATGGGTATTTTTAACGTGGAATATCATTTTAATGGGTGTAGAAATTAGCTATGGAATTACAGCATTCCATGCGGGGAAAAATACTAAACGTCATCCTGTTATTATGCTACTTAGTTTACTCAATTTATTTTATGAACGTCAACAAACAGGAAATAGCGTCACCGAAGTCGAAGCCTTAGATATTCTCGGTTGCGATGAAGCAGGTGCGCTACCCTCTTTTATTCTCATGTTAGAACAACAGAATTTAATTAAGCGTACAGATGATAATAAATACGCATTGGTTCGAAATTTATCCCAAGTAAATTTTTGGGCTTTTTATCAGCAATTGCCTTATCCACTACCAAATCAAACCGATATTGAAAATATTGTGCTTCGTGAACCTTGGATGGAAAAATTGATTCCTCAATTATTAGAATCTGACCAATATCTTGCAGCAAAACTCTCTATTCCACTGTCCACTATTTTTGAACAAAAATAA
- the wrbA gene encoding NAD(P)H:quinone oxidoreductase: MQPYILVLYYSKYGSTKEMAHFIANGVESTGMAVKIRTVPNISTVVKQAEASIPDEGDIYCTLDDLAHCSGLALGSPTRFGNMASEMKYFLDQTTSLWLSGALHNKPACIFTSSGSMHGGQESTLLTMLPPLFHHGMMIMGLTNATPALSNTKTGGTPYGASHVSGARHDQTISQDERTLCEEQGKRLAEVALKLL; this comes from the coding sequence ATGCAACCTTATATTTTAGTTTTGTATTACAGCAAATATGGTTCAACAAAGGAAATGGCACATTTTATTGCCAATGGTGTTGAATCTACTGGAATGGCAGTCAAAATTCGTACTGTTCCAAATATTTCTACAGTGGTTAAACAGGCTGAAGCAAGTATTCCTGATGAGGGAGATATTTACTGTACATTGGATGATTTAGCTCATTGTTCTGGTTTGGCTCTAGGCTCGCCAACACGCTTTGGCAATATGGCATCGGAAATGAAATACTTTTTAGATCAAACCACAAGTTTATGGCTGAGTGGAGCATTGCATAATAAACCAGCTTGTATATTTACTTCATCAGGTTCTATGCATGGAGGTCAAGAGAGTACATTGCTTACGATGCTACCACCTTTATTTCATCATGGGATGATGATTATGGGGTTGACGAATGCGACACCTGCACTATCAAATACAAAAACAGGTGGAACACCTTATGGTGCTAGTCATGTGAGCGGTGCGAGACATGATCAAACAATTAGTCAAGATGAACGTACTTTGTGTGAAGAGCAAGGTAAAAGATTGGCTGAGGTTGCATTAAAATTATTATAA
- a CDS encoding divergent PAP2 family protein codes for MQLNYFIYLITPFCAWLSAGCLKFFINSIKAKKLAFGLVGYGGMPSNHSAIVSSTTALIAFKEGLNTPAFGVALTLSFIVLLDANSLRQQVGKHAKAINTLSENLIIKPNLRERMGHTRLEILGGIIIGICVAYLLYIVSTMKCWI; via the coding sequence ATGCAATTAAATTATTTTATTTATTTAATCACACCATTTTGTGCATGGCTAAGCGCAGGTTGCTTAAAGTTTTTTATTAATAGTATAAAGGCTAAAAAACTAGCATTTGGACTTGTCGGTTATGGTGGAATGCCAAGCAATCATAGTGCGATTGTCAGTAGTACTACAGCACTTATTGCATTTAAAGAAGGCTTAAATACACCTGCTTTTGGTGTCGCTTTGACTCTATCTTTTATTGTACTTTTAGATGCAAACAGTCTTAGACAACAAGTTGGAAAACATGCCAAAGCTATTAATACCTTAAGTGAGAATTTAATTATAAAACCAAATTTGCGTGAACGTATGGGGCACACTCGTTTAGAAATTTTAGGTGGAATTATTATAGGCATATGTGTGGCTTATTTACTATACATCGTTTCAACAATGAAGTGTTGGATTTAA
- a CDS encoding decaprenyl-phosphate phosphoribosyltransferase: MYNITVKKSILVEIKGLLKLIRPKQWVKNSFVFAPLIFSGLFLNLNSIESTIFAALIFCLAASAVYIVNDLKDIEKDKAHPEKCFKRPLASGNVSTKSAITLLIIIYLILASVWFYEPNLIYVITIYLTLNWAYTFKLKHEPVIEIFVVAFGFVLRVYAGAVVLAVPVSNWMFVTTLSISLYLASIKRRQELINNGSLGRGVLAHYSISLINRFAEMSAVTSIVFYSLYVMDVQPQLIMTIPFVMFGLYRYWFIVETLEEGESPTDVIIQDWQILLTVTAWITCCIWSLLPSI, from the coding sequence ATGTATAATATAACAGTAAAGAAATCCATCCTAGTAGAAATTAAAGGTCTGTTAAAACTCATTCGCCCAAAACAATGGGTTAAAAATAGTTTTGTATTTGCTCCATTAATATTTTCTGGTTTATTTCTAAATTTAAATTCAATTGAATCTACTATTTTTGCTGCATTAATATTTTGTCTAGCAGCATCAGCTGTATATATTGTTAATGATTTAAAAGATATTGAAAAAGATAAAGCACATCCAGAAAAATGTTTTAAACGACCTTTAGCATCAGGTAATGTTTCAACAAAAAGTGCAATTACTTTACTTATTATTATTTATTTAATACTTGCAAGTGTATGGTTTTATGAACCAAATTTAATTTATGTCATTACAATATATTTAACCTTAAACTGGGCATATACATTTAAGCTCAAACATGAACCTGTCATTGAAATATTTGTTGTTGCATTTGGTTTTGTTTTAAGAGTTTATGCAGGGGCTGTTGTTTTAGCGGTACCTGTATCTAACTGGATGTTTGTTACAACTCTAAGTATCTCACTTTACTTAGCATCAATTAAGCGTCGCCAAGAATTAATCAATAATGGTTCTTTAGGACGAGGTGTATTAGCTCACTATTCCATTTCTTTAATTAATCGCTTTGCCGAAATGTCAGCTGTTACTTCTATTGTCTTTTATAGTCTTTATGTAATGGATGTTCAACCTCAATTAATTATGACCATTCCATTTGTCATGTTTGGTTTATATCGATATTGGTTCATTGTAGAAACACTAGAAGAAGGTGAATCGCCAACAGATGTAATAATACAAGATTGGCAAATTCTTCTCACAGTTACAGCATGGATTACATGCTGTATATGGTCACTATTACCATCTATTTGA
- a CDS encoding GtrA family protein, with translation MINVFKLTTLYFCFALIATILNILAQQIMVYVYWGKFQILISLIFGTIVGLLVKYFLDKKYIFKYKVFSFNDDARLFALYSLMGVFTTFIFWGFEFLFYYMFENRSMRYIGAVIGLFIGYIIKYFLDKKYVFRI, from the coding sequence ATGATAAATGTTTTTAAACTAACAACGCTATACTTTTGTTTTGCATTGATAGCAACAATATTGAATATATTAGCACAACAAATAATGGTGTATGTTTATTGGGGTAAATTTCAAATATTAATTTCATTAATATTCGGCACTATTGTTGGGTTATTAGTAAAGTATTTTTTGGATAAGAAATATATATTTAAATATAAGGTTTTTAGTTTTAATGATGATGCTAGATTATTTGCTTTATATTCATTAATGGGCGTTTTTACAACATTTATTTTTTGGGGGTTTGAATTTTTATTTTATTATATGTTTGAAAATAGAAGCATGCGTTATATTGGAGCTGTTATAGGTTTATTTATTGGTTATATTATTAAATACTTTCTAGATAAAAAGTATGTTTTTAGGATCTAG
- a CDS encoding SDR family NAD(P)-dependent oxidoreductase yields MLNKQKILIIGGTSAIAEQCARQWLSQGMIDAILVGRNQEKLERIVNDLRVRFPQSKIDFQLVDFLSISSIQECINNAYLDSPIDIALIAHGTLPDQILCENKMKDLKQAIEINAFSPVVFAESILNKMIQLDSGKLAVIGSVAGDRGRKSNYVYGASKAFIDRYVEGMQHRLALIKSSVSVTLIKPGPTATPMTEEISGKGKFASPEQVAKEIVKGVLKAKRTIYTPKKWAIIMFVIRHLPFFLFKKMDI; encoded by the coding sequence ATGTTAAATAAACAAAAAATTTTAATTATCGGTGGAACATCTGCAATTGCTGAGCAATGTGCGAGACAATGGCTATCTCAAGGAATGATTGATGCGATTCTAGTTGGTCGTAATCAAGAAAAATTAGAAAGGATTGTAAATGATTTAAGAGTGAGATTTCCTCAAAGTAAGATCGATTTTCAGTTGGTAGATTTTCTATCCATTTCATCTATTCAAGAATGTATTAATAACGCATATTTAGATTCGCCAATCGATATTGCTTTAATCGCACATGGAACATTACCTGATCAAATTTTGTGTGAAAACAAAATGAAAGACTTGAAACAAGCTATTGAAATTAATGCATTTTCTCCAGTGGTTTTTGCAGAATCGATTTTAAATAAAATGATTCAATTGGATTCTGGAAAACTTGCTGTGATTGGGTCTGTAGCTGGAGATCGTGGTCGGAAATCAAACTATGTTTATGGTGCATCAAAAGCTTTTATTGATAGATATGTAGAAGGTATGCAACATCGCTTAGCTTTGATCAAGTCATCTGTGAGCGTGACATTAATTAAACCAGGACCAACAGCAACACCGATGACAGAAGAGATTTCAGGGAAAGGAAAATTTGCAAGTCCTGAACAAGTTGCAAAAGAAATAGTAAAAGGAGTTTTAAAAGCTAAAAGAACAATTTATACACCTAAAAAATGGGCAATAATTATGTTTGTTATACGACATTTACCTTTCTTTTTATTTAAAAAAATGGATATATAG
- a CDS encoding xanthine phosphoribosyltransferase, whose amino-acid sequence MHALEQKILAEGIVLSEEVLKVDSFLNHQIDPVMMQLIGQEFARLFKDAGITKIITIEASGIAPAVMAGLELGVPVIFARKYQSLTLKDDLYRSKVFSFTKQIESTIAISNKHISSTDKVLVIDDFLANGQAALGLADLIHQANAEVVGIGIVIEKSFQPGRDLLLEKGYRVESLARVKSLANGTVEFVRD is encoded by the coding sequence GTGCATGCACTAGAACAGAAAATCTTAGCTGAAGGTATCGTCCTATCTGAAGAAGTTCTGAAAGTCGATTCTTTCTTAAACCATCAAATCGATCCAGTAATGATGCAATTAATTGGTCAAGAATTTGCTCGTCTTTTTAAAGATGCTGGCATTACCAAAATCATTACGATTGAAGCCTCAGGTATTGCACCTGCTGTTATGGCTGGCTTAGAACTCGGTGTTCCTGTAATTTTTGCACGTAAATACCAATCACTGACATTAAAAGATGATTTGTATCGCTCAAAAGTATTCTCTTTCACAAAACAAATTGAAAGTACAATTGCGATCTCAAACAAGCACATCAGCTCAACTGATAAAGTTTTAGTGATTGATGATTTCCTTGCAAATGGACAAGCTGCACTAGGATTAGCAGATTTAATCCATCAAGCAAATGCTGAAGTTGTGGGTATTGGTATTGTGATCGAAAAATCATTCCAACCAGGTCGTGATCTGCTTTTAGAAAAAGGCTATCGTGTTGAATCACTTGCTCGAGTAAAATCTTTAGCAAATGGTACTGTTGAATTTGTACGTGATTAA
- a CDS encoding DUF3108 domain-containing protein, with amino-acid sequence MVNSKFKNLAKVASITSILFTSALSCHAFAMNPFQASYQFQYNGKNVGSATRTLSKSGNQWSYVFAAKAVGLASAKESSQFTLNESQIISNSFTRTSKVLVHNKSMNMKFDPNSRIINTKKDDKTRSLAWKNGVLDELNAELQIREDLKKNALKSNYLIADAKEVESRQFIKQGTEKIKAGNTTYDTIKIVMKNTKPGRETIFWLAPSLDYAPIKVSHIDQKNSYGLLLTNYKNTSI; translated from the coding sequence ATGGTCAATTCTAAATTCAAGAACTTAGCAAAAGTTGCTAGCATAACAAGCATACTATTCACAAGTGCTTTGAGTTGCCATGCATTTGCAATGAATCCATTTCAAGCATCTTATCAATTTCAATATAATGGTAAAAATGTAGGTTCTGCGACACGTACTTTAAGTAAATCAGGAAATCAATGGAGCTACGTTTTTGCAGCTAAAGCTGTGGGACTTGCCTCGGCCAAAGAAAGCAGCCAATTCACATTAAATGAATCTCAAATTATTTCAAATAGTTTTACTAGAACAAGTAAAGTTCTTGTTCACAATAAAAGTATGAATATGAAGTTTGATCCCAACTCACGAATCATTAATACAAAAAAAGATGATAAAACACGTTCATTGGCTTGGAAAAATGGTGTTTTAGATGAGCTAAATGCTGAACTTCAAATTCGTGAAGATTTAAAAAAGAATGCTTTAAAATCTAATTACCTCATTGCTGATGCAAAAGAAGTTGAATCACGTCAATTTATTAAACAAGGCACAGAAAAAATTAAGGCAGGAAATACAACATATGACACTATCAAAATTGTAATGAAAAATACAAAGCCTGGACGTGAAACCATTTTCTGGCTTGCCCCATCACTTGATTATGCACCTATAAAAGTGTCACATATTGATCAAAAAAACAGCTATGGGTTGTTATTAACTAACTATAAGAACACAAGCATCTAA
- a CDS encoding antibiotic biosynthesis monooxygenase family protein, giving the protein MRYVVIFKAIINEFDQEYNEMATKLRDRALLKFNCQKFESFCVDKNEIALSYWNNLEDIKAWHYDTEHQIAQQLGKEK; this is encoded by the coding sequence ATGAGATACGTTGTGATATTTAAAGCGATTATTAATGAATTTGATCAAGAATATAACGAGATGGCAACAAAACTTAGAGACCGAGCACTTTTAAAGTTTAATTGTCAAAAATTTGAATCGTTTTGCGTTGATAAAAATGAAATTGCACTATCTTATTGGAATAACTTAGAAGATATTAAAGCTTGGCATTACGATACAGAGCATCAAATTGCTCAACAACTCGGTAAAGAAAAATAG
- the ybeY gene encoding rRNA maturation RNase YbeY: MKLSLSLQQDFQALELVLKRAYIKKVVETSLRHIDTQSDCEIGIACVDNDESHKLNLEYRGKDKPTNVLSFPSDLPDEMAQILETFPIGDLVICIPVVLREATEQHKAPLTHFTHMLVHGTLHLMGYDHETSEEDAEEMESLEIEILKKLGFENPYLEQD, translated from the coding sequence TTGAAACTTAGTCTTTCCCTACAACAGGATTTTCAAGCACTAGAATTGGTCTTGAAACGTGCCTATATTAAAAAAGTTGTAGAAACATCTTTACGTCATATTGATACACAAAGTGATTGTGAAATTGGTATTGCTTGTGTTGATAATGATGAGAGCCATAAACTCAATTTAGAATATCGTGGTAAAGATAAACCAACTAATGTCTTATCTTTCCCAAGTGATTTACCTGATGAAATGGCTCAAATTTTAGAAACATTTCCTATTGGTGATTTGGTTATTTGTATTCCCGTTGTACTTCGTGAAGCAACTGAACAACACAAAGCACCACTAACACATTTTACCCATATGTTAGTTCACGGAACGCTTCACTTAATGGGCTATGACCATGAAACATCTGAAGAAGATGCCGAAGAAATGGAAAGCTTAGAAATTGAGATTCTTAAAAAATTAGGATTTGAAAATCCTTATTTAGAACAAGATTAA
- a CDS encoding PhoH family protein produces MTAAIRRTVTFPGLSLDRLQSILGAYNGHLKQIEQRLDVKISHRGDAFFIDGEIDAVERAEGLLHRLHEESEINPHITADILHMMIQGSQTDRELQENFEGQEHTGLDDVWLQTRKGRINPRGANQKRYVQRILQSDISFGIGPAGTGKTYLAVAAAVDMLERNEIQRILLVRPAVEAGEKLGFLPGDLTQKIDPYLRPLYDALYEMLGFEKVAKLIERQVIEVAPLAYMRGRTLNHSFVILDEAQNTTPEQMKMFLTRLGFGSRAVITGDVTQVDLPRGQQSGLSHALRVVEKIKEIHITRFHSRDVVRHQLVQKIVEAYEGWDSEQQRLSAEARAERKARQEALIAENDAAADAQH; encoded by the coding sequence TTGACTGCAGCGATTCGACGTACAGTAACTTTTCCTGGTCTTTCACTTGACCGTTTACAAAGTATTTTAGGTGCTTATAACGGTCATTTGAAACAAATCGAACAACGTTTAGATGTCAAAATTTCCCACCGTGGAGATGCATTTTTTATTGATGGCGAAATCGATGCAGTTGAAAGAGCCGAAGGGCTCTTGCATCGATTACATGAAGAAAGTGAAATTAATCCGCATATTACTGCAGATATTCTTCACATGATGATTCAAGGTAGTCAAACAGACCGCGAGCTTCAAGAGAATTTCGAAGGTCAAGAACACACCGGTCTTGATGATGTTTGGTTACAAACACGTAAAGGTCGAATTAATCCTCGTGGTGCAAACCAAAAACGTTATGTACAACGTATTTTACAAAGTGATATTTCATTTGGTATTGGTCCAGCAGGTACAGGTAAAACTTATCTTGCTGTAGCCGCTGCCGTAGATATGCTTGAACGCAATGAAATTCAGCGTATTCTTTTGGTTCGTCCTGCTGTTGAAGCAGGTGAAAAGTTAGGTTTCCTTCCTGGAGATTTAACTCAAAAAATCGACCCATATTTACGCCCGCTTTATGATGCACTTTATGAAATGCTTGGTTTTGAAAAAGTGGCTAAACTCATTGAACGTCAAGTGATTGAAGTTGCACCACTTGCCTACATGCGTGGACGTACACTCAACCATTCTTTTGTAATTCTAGATGAAGCACAAAATACAACACCTGAACAAATGAAGATGTTCCTCACTCGTTTAGGATTTGGTTCACGTGCAGTCATTACAGGTGATGTTACACAGGTTGATTTACCTCGTGGACAACAATCAGGTCTTTCACATGCTTTACGTGTGGTGGAAAAAATTAAAGAAATTCATATCACGCGCTTCCATTCTCGTGATGTTGTACGCCATCAACTTGTTCAAAAAATTGTTGAAGCTTATGAGGGATGGGACAGCGAGCAACAGCGTTTAAGTGCCGAAGCACGTGCTGAACGTAAAGCACGTCAAGAAGCATTAATTGCTGAAAATGATGCTGCTGCGGATGCACAGCATTAA